A genomic region of Trichothermofontia sichuanensis B231 contains the following coding sequences:
- a CDS encoding sensor histidine kinase: protein MPDDADDTIYDLATQLQQSQLACRLAQEMARFQAGLLGRVAHELRSPLNRILGIHQMILADLCDSPEEEREFLAQSQAAAQQLLQLLTRVSDLSKLAYGTEKLDIQPLQVQGILQNVADRTQLQFANRNLRLQIAAVDPDWYVLADPVVLLQVLVNLVETPIAYLERGTIAIAAALKDTGIPTSEAHPPQVSLTIAGAFPTTLWPDPITMLPSPSEETDHPSPSHQPPPDIWPSLGLSLTINQTLLELMGGQLDVIASETGTQLRCMLPLCPLDDELF from the coding sequence ATGCCTGATGATGCCGATGACACTATCTATGATCTGGCGACTCAACTCCAACAAAGCCAGCTTGCCTGCCGTTTGGCCCAGGAGATGGCGCGGTTCCAGGCCGGTTTGTTGGGGCGAGTGGCCCATGAGTTGCGATCGCCCCTGAACCGGATTTTGGGGATTCACCAGATGATTCTGGCCGATCTCTGTGACAGTCCAGAGGAGGAGCGGGAATTTCTGGCCCAAAGTCAAGCGGCTGCCCAGCAGTTACTCCAGTTACTCACTCGGGTGAGTGATCTGTCAAAACTGGCCTATGGTACAGAAAAGCTGGACATCCAACCCCTCCAAGTTCAGGGGATCTTGCAAAATGTAGCGGATCGAACTCAACTGCAATTTGCTAACCGGAATCTCCGTCTCCAGATAGCTGCCGTAGACCCTGATTGGTATGTATTGGCAGACCCGGTCGTGTTGCTCCAGGTCTTGGTGAACTTGGTAGAAACCCCGATCGCTTATCTGGAACGCGGCACGATCGCGATCGCGGCGGCACTCAAGGACACGGGCATCCCTACTTCAGAGGCGCATCCCCCGCAGGTATCCCTGACGATCGCGGGGGCTTTTCCGACCACGCTCTGGCCAGACCCGATCACAATGCTCCCCTCCCCCTCTGAGGAAACCGATCATCCCTCCCCGTCTCACCAGCCGCCGCCCGATATCTGGCCCTCCCTCGGCTTATCTCTCACGATTAATCAAACCCTACTGGAATTAATGGGGGGACAGCTAGACGTGATTGCTAGCGAAACGGGGACGCAACTGCGCTGTATGTTACCCCTGTGTCCACTAGACGATGAACTGTTTTAG
- the cofG gene encoding 7,8-didemethyl-8-hydroxy-5-deazariboflavin synthase subunit CofG produces MDRIVTYSPAYTIVPTYECFNRCAYCNFRTDPGQDEWLPLTVARDRLRALQNTGVIEILILSGEVHPNSPRRAAWFERIYQLCQLALDLGFLPHTNVGPLTLAEMARLKTVNASLGLMIEQVTPRLLATVHRHAPSKVPEKRLEQLTWAGQLAIPFTTGLLLGIGETIAERRESLAAIAAIHERWGHIQEVILQPHRQGHAQTWVGPDLEPREFVQSIADARQILPPSITIQVPPNLLPDPTFLIACLEAGARDLGGWGPKDEVNPDYPHPSASDLYTQLAAAGWQLVPRLPVYPRYVGGRSPAGLPWISPKLQAVVTQWNMDLTGARPQFRWFAGSPSLVSAALPPFTG; encoded by the coding sequence ATGGATCGCATTGTTACCTATAGTCCGGCCTATACGATTGTGCCGACCTATGAATGTTTCAACCGCTGCGCCTACTGCAACTTTCGTACTGATCCGGGTCAGGATGAGTGGTTGCCGTTAACGGTTGCCCGCGATCGTCTACGGGCGCTCCAAAATACGGGGGTCATTGAAATCCTGATCCTCAGTGGGGAAGTCCACCCTAATAGTCCACGACGAGCAGCTTGGTTTGAGCGTATTTACCAACTCTGCCAACTGGCGCTCGACCTGGGCTTTCTACCTCACACGAATGTGGGTCCCCTGACGTTGGCAGAAATGGCTCGTCTGAAAACGGTTAATGCGTCGCTGGGTCTGATGATCGAGCAGGTTACGCCACGCTTGCTGGCAACTGTACACCGCCATGCCCCCAGTAAAGTGCCAGAAAAACGCTTAGAACAATTGACTTGGGCTGGGCAGTTAGCAATTCCGTTTACGACAGGGCTACTGTTGGGGATTGGGGAGACGATTGCGGAACGGCGGGAATCGCTAGCCGCGATCGCCGCGATCCACGAACGTTGGGGCCATATCCAGGAGGTCATCCTGCAACCCCATCGTCAAGGTCACGCCCAAACCTGGGTAGGCCCTGACTTGGAACCCAGGGAATTTGTCCAGAGTATTGCTGATGCTCGTCAAATTCTACCGCCCAGCATTACGATCCAGGTTCCCCCAAACCTGTTGCCAGACCCCACCTTCCTGATAGCCTGTCTCGAAGCCGGTGCTCGTGATCTGGGTGGTTGGGGTCCAAAGGATGAGGTTAACCCTGACTATCCCCATCCGTCGGCGTCCGATTTATACACCCAGTTGGCGGCTGCGGGTTGGCAGTTGGTCCCTCGCCTGCCCGTTTATCCCCGCTACGTTGGGGGGAGATCGCCGGCTGGTCTGCCCTGGATTTCACCCAAATTGCAAGCAGTGGTGACCCAGTGGAATATGGATTTAACTGGCGCACGACCTCAATTCCGCTGGTTTGCTGGTTCTCCATCACTTGTCAGTGCAGCACTACCCCCGTTTACTGGCTGA
- a CDS encoding transposase family protein produces MWLVLMRVLLGTRCGDRGYRPLADCSHQHWPSLCALLDVPTDTRIPSYSTFRRVLQHVDFAPLVTLFNQWRQHFIPVSAPTWVAADGNSIKSTLTDYSAADQNWVMTVSAFSQ; encoded by the coding sequence CTGTGGTTGGTGCTGATGCGGGTGCTGTTAGGCACCCGCTGTGGCGATCGCGGCTATCGGCCTTTAGCCGATTGCTCGCACCAGCACTGGCCCAGCCTCTGCGCGCTGTTAGACGTGCCGACTGACACCCGCATCCCTTCTTATTCCACTTTCCGCCGTGTGTTGCAACATGTTGACTTTGCCCCGTTGGTAACCTTGTTTAATCAGTGGCGTCAACACTTTATCCCCGTCTCGGCGCCAACCTGGGTCGCTGCCGACGGCAACAGCATCAAAAGTACGCTGACCGATTACAGTGCTGCCGATCAAAACTGGGTGATGACGGTATCGGCCTTCAGCCAGTAA